The Alosa alosa isolate M-15738 ecotype Scorff River chromosome 3, AALO_Geno_1.1, whole genome shotgun sequence nucleotide sequence gatttcgtggtacccagccacagattagtcaacatatggaaaacactgaaggtgtaaaattaaaaatattcagCAGCACAcattatgcttgacgaatcgacgctcatattttgcgtcaacgtattttttgcgtcgacgtcatcgactacttcgacgcgttgtcccagctcTATTTGACACTATCAGCACTTTATGGGGATTGATGTCCTGACCTTGCTAATCGCTAACGATGTGCGTGCTGAAATTAAGATTTATTTTTGGTATAAATCACCCATTACTTATCAACCTCCAACTGTGACACATTAGCCTTGTGACAGACTGGCTGTGTGCCTCTGTGGCCATGCCAAGCTGCCCACTCATTACCATTGACTGAGTGGAGACCTTTGGCCTTCACTGATCCGAACAGGCCACTGAGTGTCCGGAACAAGGACAAACACTCATCCAGACAATGAGGGGTCACTACAGATCAAAagactcatacacacgcacacacacacacacacacacacacaggccctctcctcttcagctctgtgtatgagtttgtttgtgtgtgtgtgtgttgctgtgtgttgctaTGTATGCTGAGGGGGTGTTTGAGTCGGTAGGTGTGTTTGGATGAGTAagcgtttttgttttgtgtgtgtgagtgaatgtgttttgagtgtgtgtctgaatgaggCTTTCGAAAAGAGAGCAAACAACAGCTGTATATTGACAAGTTGAAGAAGGGGTACAGGCTGCGGAGAGTACAAGGAGGCAAGACGTACCAAAACAACCGTCTTGCTTCTTCCCCCATCCCCACTATCCTCACCACACATAAGTAGCTCAGATGCCTTGCCAAATTATTGTTCCCGTATAAAAAACGCCAGCACTGAATAGAACAGAGACATTTTGTGACCTAAAAGATCATAAAAAAAAAGCCCTCCTGTAGAAACGCTACATTTATTGTACGTATAAATATGCTGCTGTATGTACTAACATGTGGCGTGTTTCTACAGAGCGGTACAAGCCAATAAGACATACCTGTTCATTTAAGTGCCCTGTTCCTACTGCTTCTCTGATAGGTCTGGACCCAGCTGGGCCACTATTTAAAGGGAAGGACGTGTACGACCGCCTGGACCCCTCTGATGCCCTGTTTGTTGAAGCCATCCACACAGACTCGGACTGTAAGAAAAACTAGCCAGTGTCATCCACATCTTAACTGCATCGACCACGTCTAAATGCTATAGTTTGTTGTAAATTTTAATATATGCCACTGCTTCATTAGTTCCAGTTCATTGCCTTGCTTTGACTAATATTATCTTTAGTCAGTCATTAATTATGTTGTTTGATAACTACTGACACGTATAATGAGTTTGAAGCTTGTATATTAACGTAATAACAACTATTAACACCATTCATAAATAACGACCTATTGAAATGAAATTGCACCCACGCGGTAGATTTTGGCATCTCCATCCCTGTTGGGCATGTTGACTTCTTCCTAAATGGAGGTATGGACCAGACAGGATGTGCTCGCTCAAGGTTCGCATCAAGTAAGTTCGATACACAATTGTTTACTGTTTTACTGTATAGCTATGTAAGTGTAGACTAGTGCAGTTTGGAGTGTGGCACTCTGTGCCTAAATTCTCAGGAAGGAGTTTTTAATCGTTTGAACTGAATAGGAATCCAACTTCCTGACTTCTGGCATTGTTATTCTTTTTTTACAGTGGAAGTCTCGAATTCATTCGTGGTATAAATGATAAACTCAACTGATACTTAGTTCTTACTTTCTGTCTGCCTGAGAAAAACATGTACGTTGTCAGTTCTTATTTATTTCCCAGTGTATGGCTATGTGATCTGTGACCACATGAGGGCGCTGCATGTCTACATCAGCGCACTGAATGGTACATGCACCCTCATGGGCTTCCCCTGCTCCAACTATGACAACTTCTTAGCGGGAAACTGCTGTGATTGCCAGACCACTTTTGACGGGACCTGTCCACAAATTGGTAATGAAATTCTCTCAGGCCTAAGGCCTAATCCGTCAGGATTGTTGACTTGAACACTATATATTCGTTAGGTGTTGATGTATGGTAGAGATCTGTAAGCTTTGTGAAAATAGGCTGGGCTGTAAAACAAGTAGGTCAGTATGGACATTATAAATTATGGACAAAACTTTCCAGATTAGGCCCCTCACCACACAACCATCAACACCTGGACCACCACCATCTGGACACGTTTACGTCTAATAATTAATGTCCATTATTTTGCAGAAGTAGTCTAATGCATAATAGTAGAAATCTAATTTCTTATAGCAGAGCACAGTCTAGAGAATTGGACAGTCAGGACAACCTATTGTAGACCCCATATCCAAATTACACAGGAGTGATGCTAATCAGGGTATTAAGCACAATTTAACATCCTCTCCTCCAGTATTGTCTTTCAGTCATCACATACATAATACATACTCTCACTGTGATGAAGTAACTTAGCAAAACCTCACTTCAGACTCTGCTCAAGGTCTTTTTTCCATTCCTCACATGTCTAAGACTGGTCAACAAGTATGTGGACCAGAGTCAGTTAGTCTGGCCTGCTAGCTGCTTATCTGTGAGGGTGGAGATACAGTGTCAAACTGATAGGGTTTCTCAGCCTAATGCACCCCAAATGCCTTTGATCTCTGTgcgcattgtgtgtgtttgtctgtgcacatatgtatgtgtttatgtgcacaTACGTACGTGAGTAGGCTATGTTTAGatgcatgtgtgcgcgtgtgtgcgggCTTCACTCTGCAGGCTTGCTGAAGAACAGTGGACTGACCGTACACCCTCTCCCCAATCAGCAGAAGGTCTATCTTCTGACCACCTCCACTCCTCCATTCTGtggtgtgtacctgtgtgtgtgtgtgtgttgtgtgtgtttgttttctcaaaACAATGTCTGAGTAACATTAATCCCCCAATACCACCTCTTGCCACATCACTTGTCACAGTGATTGGGAGCACAATCCCCAGTTGGTAAATTAGGTAGTTATTTTGGGCATCTGCTAAGTTGGGGGGACCTAGTATTGCTaatagggttgccaactttctgatatgaaaataaCCGAACGGGGGGGGTGTTGGGTTGGGTAATACACTTCAGTACACCGGCATGTATTATTGTACTAAATAGTgcatcattttacaaaattgttgTGAGCCATTATTTactaaaatgcacacacaatatacTACATTCTgtgcacaatctagtaaaataaaatcataattgagtaaaacgagtgcacaatttgGTCAAATCGGCACACATTctcaatatatataaaaaaaaaaaatgttatgttGCTAATATACAGTAGCACTAGTGTTGCTAATATACAGTAGCACTAGTGTTGCTAATATACAGTAGAAGTATACAGTAGCAATAGTGTTGCTAATACAGTAAGCTAATATAATAGCACTAGTATTGTTAGAAGTATACATAGCAATAGTGCACTAAGTGTTGCTAATATACAGTAGCACTAGTATTGCTAATATACAGTAGAAGTATACAGTAGCAATAGTGTTACTAATACAGTAGCACTAAGTGTTGCTAATATACAGTAGCACTAGTATTGCTAATATATAGTAGCAGTATACAGTCGCAATAGTGTTGCTAATACAGTAGCACCTGATATTTTTATCATCTCTAAACTAAgatattcttttttttgttcaacaaatgttttcatgttttcaaCTTTCAACCAGAAAAATAATGAAATGTGCATCCTGTTCCACTTTACCACTATATTTCCGCGTTTTGCTGATGCAGATTTATAGATTTAACTAGGGAAATTGTGAGGGAAGGTTTTGTTTGACCTGACTCCCACCTGATCCCCTTGTTGGCTCGTAGCCCATCACATCCTGGTGGAGGTGCAGGTGTCTCCGCTGGGCAAAAGTGCTGAGCTGGAGGTGTCCCTGAGAACCATCGGAGGACTTGAGACAACAAACTCTTTCAAGCTGTGAGTTTGGGGtcactatcatcatcatcatcatcatcatataaCACTCTACAGGCAGGCTACAACAGCCAcataactgaagtgttccgttcACAGAGTGTAGAAATAGTTAGAAGACTGGTTTAATTTTCTTCAAATTATACACACAGCTATTACGTATGGGATAGCCAGTTTCACttgaacggaatgcttcagttatgtgtctggtgtagcctgcctgtctgccGGCAAATCTAAGGGTGTATAGTAAATAAGTGAAAATTCACTGAAGTGCAGCCTCTGTAAAATTACAAAAGTTCCTGAATTGCTTAgagagaccgtgtgtgtgtgtgtgtttttgtgtgttgttgcaTGACTGTCTGCACTGGGGATGTGTTTCAGCCACACTAAGGAGAATGTGTACAGGCGTGTGTTTGGCCACCCGGAGGTCCTGTGCAGGGTGGACTCCATCAGGCTGAAGAGCACAGGCGTACGTGTCTTCAGACAGGGGGATATgcatgtggtgtctgtgtgcatctcCGAGTTCCCCTTCAAAAAGTGTGTAGTACATAGTGAAtcttacaaatacacacacacacacacacacacacacacacacacacacacacacacacacacacacaccctacatacactacatacactAACTCATACTGATCGATCACTTGTCTTGTCCTGTTTCTTCTAGGGACAGAAAGCCACTGTGTGTAACGAACATCAACTTGAACAGAGGGGTCTCATGGACACATGAGTTTGTacagttgtgtgtgagagttagtgaGACAGACACCTCACACAGCTGTGTTAGAAACACAcaatgacagacacacatagacacaaacattaTTCATAagaatatatacacacacagagtagtgTTATAAACACTAGTAGTAAACGCACACTCactcaggaacacacacacacacacacacacacacgcacgaacatgcgcacgcacacacacacacacacacgagaacaCATGCTGGAGCTTTTGCAACTCACATCCTGAGTCATTAACTTGGGTATTATTCACTGATCATTGCCT carries:
- the pla1a gene encoding phospholipase A1 member A isoform X3 produces the protein MAWEHNTATAFLGFLLVCVFSVNGGTEAPKPECDDLHNTTWLEYRQGAKLQVQYLLLTRHNTNCANLFTPDSLNETHSTTDFNTSLPTKVLIHGFRALGSKPSWVSALAQALLRVEDANVLVVDWIYSASFAYNRVVENYKEIAIEISVMINHLRNHGSTLESFHFIGVSLGAHVAGFVGTLFEGKLGRITGLDPAGPLFKGKDVYDRLDPSDALFVEAIHTDSDYFGISIPVGHVDFFLNGGMDQTGCARSRFASILIYFPVYGYVICDHMRALHVYISALNGTCTLMGFPCSNYDNFLAGNCCDCQTTFDGTCPQIGLLKNSGLTVHPLPNQQKVYLLTTSTPPFCAHHILVEVQVSPLGKSAELEVSLRTIGGLETTNSFKLHTKENVYRRVFGHPEVLCRVDSIRLKSTGVRVFRQGDMHVVSVCISEFPFKKDRKPLCVTNINLNRGVSWTHEFVQLCVRVSETDTSHSCVRNTQ
- the pla1a gene encoding phospholipase A1 member A isoform X1, translated to MVRLMQCVSVVWYLVVIIDCGRLHRPTWCVDIQRMAWEHNTATAFLGFLLVCVFSVNGGTEAPKPECDDLHNTTWLEYRQGAKLQVQYLLLTRHNTNCANLFTPDSLNETHSTTDFNTSLPTKVLIHGFRALGSKPSWVSALAQALLRVEDANVLVVDWIYSASFAYNRVVENYKEIAIEISVMINHLRNHGSTLESFHFIGVSLGAHVAGFVGTLFEGKLGRITGLDPAGPLFKGKDVYDRLDPSDALFVEAIHTDSDYFGISIPVGHVDFFLNGGMDQTGCARSRFASILIYFPVYGYVICDHMRALHVYISALNGTCTLMGFPCSNYDNFLAGNCCDCQTTFDGTCPQIGLLKNSGLTVHPLPNQQKVYLLTTSTPPFCAHHILVEVQVSPLGKSAELEVSLRTIGGLETTNSFKLHTKENVYRRVFGHPEVLCRVDSIRLKSTGVRVFRQGDMHVVSVCISEFPFKKDRKPLCVTNINLNRGVSWTHEFVQLCVRVSETDTSHSCVRNTQ
- the pla1a gene encoding phospholipase A1 member A isoform X2, with the translated sequence MVRLMQCVSVVWYLVVIIDCGRLHRPTWCVDIQRMAWEHNTATAFLGFLLVCVFSVNGGTEAPKPECDDLHNTTWLEYRQGAKLQVQYLLLTRHNTNCANLFTPDSLNETHSTTDFNTSLPTKVLIHGFRALGSKPSWVSALAQALLRVEDANVLVVDWIYSASFAYNRVVENYKEIAIEISVMINHLRNHGSTLESFHFIGVSLGAHVAGFVGTLFEGKLGRITGLDPAGPLFKGKDVYDRLDPSDALFVEAIHTDSDYFGISIPVGHVDFFLNGGMDQTGCARSRFASMYGYVICDHMRALHVYISALNGTCTLMGFPCSNYDNFLAGNCCDCQTTFDGTCPQIGLLKNSGLTVHPLPNQQKVYLLTTSTPPFCAHHILVEVQVSPLGKSAELEVSLRTIGGLETTNSFKLHTKENVYRRVFGHPEVLCRVDSIRLKSTGVRVFRQGDMHVVSVCISEFPFKKDRKPLCVTNINLNRGVSWTHEFVQLCVRVSETDTSHSCVRNTQ